In one window of Temnothorax longispinosus isolate EJ_2023e chromosome 9, Tlon_JGU_v1, whole genome shotgun sequence DNA:
- the LOC139818575 gene encoding unconventional myosin-IXb isoform X2: MDNSGSGVVQVFVGEWSPEYEALSIKATKQTSSAEIVECIIERLGLVDASVSNGYELAEVVGNSVGQECKERRLGPAECPVALMLLWPKNDTQQEYYRFYLRKKQPDYLWSDSRFPMDPQLLKDYFNRFLYQPRDKEYPDLCQLPDLNEQTLLDNLRARFLAGNIYTYVGSILIALNPFKFYPIYNPKYVKLYQNRRLGPDIPPHIFAIADAAYHCMLKEKKNQCIVISGESGSGKTESTNFLLHHLTALSQKGSHGSGVEQTILSAGPVLEAFGNAKTAHNNNSSRFGKFIQVNYKENGMVHGAVVQKYLLEKSRIVSQGRNERNYHVFYYLLAGANEQEKQLLHLESCDRYNYLNKSGCYGLENIDERHEFSRLKQSMEMVGFTAEKQRRLFAVLSAVLLLGNVEFHPRKSYHHHDEAVGVKNPEVVALISELLRVKQETLLAALTAKRARASGETLVINYRLPEAIAARDAMAKCLYGALFDWIVLQVNHALLSKKDTLRDHQGNSIGVLDIFGFEDFKTCNSFEQLCINYANEQLQHYFNQHVFQYEQREYRKQGIRWTDIGYSDNSGCLNLIEGKPSGLLCLLDDQCNFPGATNETLLQKFNSVHKDNPFYEAPQRREAAFVVRHYAGAVKYQAANMREKNLDLMRPDGVVGVLKNSSLAFVRELVGADPVAVFRWAILRAFFRAHFAFQEAGRAHRHGRVDGTKTSVQNRYRTPNENLISSHKHTRPPSYQKQRSVCLPPATTPSATLSSIQTENDNINNNRLSWPQFRNINQTQHPSNVASSKGGYILRGREDQSHSNNKFRRDTHTPLERVLPKDEANVMERANQIVMKNKSFRPRERGKKGLKNLQTVKTLAGRTQSYGTGPGKARKQPMTVSAQFQQSLHSLMDTLNQANPFFIRCIKSNANKVPNEFDEETVQRQLRYTGMLETVRIRQAGFNVRLTYEEFIQLYRMLLPKGLLSSQSDVRDFLLTLNLNRDNYQLGTTKVFLRESEKIKLDIELHQQIITSITTIQKWFRACLERRKFLRLKNAVVQIQSFWRMVSAQRLAQVLRARTEAALHIQNAWRAYKQHNWFKKLKSCAITFQAYVRGNNARKRFNEMKRRKRLLPDKIQEVKRIQEYKELMYDRVCAKDSEEFTEDRSLTEYGESPRKIESQNRLTSPRSDNAYRDSTLDTNISYSKRKLTPNKRILHDATLKNTETYHFDEMTERKSSLESLTSLRSYESQASVNSSESQENSGSRPVPSTRTKRGDHSPAVASNVNLTSSRLSSVSRRTDSSSTGYSDGETESETPSAVQSAPPVFNTSPPFVSSRDMKYHSTNVNLTHSPNSDIWRRRVDYSPANYSDYFMSVPQKATVTRSPNVSHYKNVADSVFEQARPEKPNEAANYNVKLDTSDRFVQMESLASSKQQRGLNDNNVANERMENIPISPTKRDHTKHGSAKNIKDLSYLRRQNSEGDTALKVVDVNDDSALKSTLLRGSSPNEKNSRSKEKYEPDVPVRNARRNRPSREVQCRSMGESVVEANTETRNLLLGTIKESDLNKTTNVWSRKDYPHETASRSVTDWPMNKNEATYKVQQPGKRMRSNAITTLELRRRNSDPATKISGLSEDKIGQDTSSNDLKLAPGMDLLQWKGNNQSMFTLAGHRFRKVARFAKDDVCVCCHEKMDAFVTQGYKCVDCKQLYHVKCIQNGGVLRMPCLLANRRKNRKPPRTPYDTTKQTVTSKFSLTGTSAFSDSTDKIISDAKELALMQDFITKKIYKMQSQEEGRKPSEVDRVFKHALRKFKDDLVITYSVAIQQGVEGNIKYTDLIANFLHVMETVCKQENTREDFPVTMGVNAFRGFMNEFMAMVKTEALEKQSKSKRKKEKKRKQEEPIRHGSHMFQLTIINIPTACEVCTSFFMWPIERGLVCQNCKLTCHKKCYMKASAECGKDGSLSEMNSRKVFGVPLYKLDCGDGKVPLVVDRLITTIEMHGLYTEGIYRKSGVSSKVRELKMKMDEGDLEKVDFENYQVHVLAAVLKSFFRDMPEPLLTYEYYDDFLHAANLTDPHDRISTLFAILKKLPKPNYDLMERLIVHLARVARHEEDNRMSPSALAIVFAPCILRTNRTLPAQDSLQDVGRQTRCVETIVQEKLRVVRATLADINTLESACHTATHRLSSLRSSKIFSPEELNVAASTAAGRAAAMDRDRDRGDEEEALLVDHIQEIQKEKALLTSTLPSLTRASSDDDLLLSATDLDDGSLDDLLPSSADGLVRKKPVQRQSSADNSFPTIINMDDDMVMV; the protein is encoded by the exons atggacaaCAGTGGGTCTGGAGTGGTGCAAGTATTCGTGGGTGAATGGAGCCCTGAATATGAGGCGCTCTCCATTAAAGCCACAAAACAAACTTCATCAGCCGAGATAGTAGAATGTATTATTGAAAGACTCGGACTGGTGGACGCTTCTGTTTCGAATGGCTACGAGTTAGCGGAAGTGGTAGGAAATTCTGTTGGGCAGGAATGTAAGGAAAGAAGACTCGGCCCGGCTGAGTGCCCCGTAGCACTAATGTTACTGTGGCCAAAAAATGATACTCAGCAAGAATATTACAG attttaccTACGAAAAAAGCAACCAGACTACTTGTGGTCTGACAGTAGATTTCCTATGGATCCTCAACTCCTAAAGGACTATTTTAATAGATTCCTTTATCAACCACGTGACAAGGAATATCCAGATCTGTGTCAGCTTCCAGATCTGAACGAACAAACCCTATTGGATAATCTGAGGGCAAGGTTTTTGGCTGGCAACATATATACTTATGTCGGCAGCATACTAATTGCCTTGAATCCATTCAAATTCTACCCTATCTACAATCCGAAATATGTCAAGTTATATCAAAACAGAAGGTTGGGTCCGGACATACCTCCTCATATATTTGCCATAGCCGATGCAGCTTATCATTGTATGCTTAAGGAGAAGAAGAATCAGTGTATCGTTATTAGTGGTGAAAGCGGTTCTGGTAAAACGGAATCAacgaattttttgttacatcaCTTGACAGCGCTTAGTCAAAAGGGTTCACATGGCAGCGGTGTGGAACAGACAATACTCAGCGCTGGACCTGTTCTAGAAGCATTTGGCAATGCGAAAACGGCCCATAATAACAACAGCAGTCGCTTTGGAAAATTTATCCAAGTAAATTACAAGGAAAATGGAATGGTCCATGG CGCTGTGGTACAAAAATACCTTCTGGAGAAATCAAGGATTGTTTCTCAAGGACGAAATGAAAGGAATTATCACGTGTTTTATTACCTATTGGCTGGCGCGAACGAGCAAGAGAAACAGCTATTGCACTTGGAGAGCTGTGATCGgtataattacttaaataaaagcGGTTGCTACGGACTGGAAAATATCGACGAACGACATGAATTCTCGAGATTAAAACAGTCCATGGAAATGGTGGGCTTTACAGCAGAGAAGCAAAGGCGACTCTTCGCAGTTCTGTCGGCAGTCCTTTTGCTAG GTAATGTTGAGTTTCATCCAAGAAAGTCATATCATCATCATGACGAAGCTGTAGGCGTTAAAAATCCAGAAGTAGTTGCATTGATATCGGAGCTTCTCCGAGTGAAACAAGAAACTCTGTTGGCTGCACTCACTGCCAAACGTGCAAGAGCTTCCGGAGAGACTTTAGTTATTAACTATAGGCTTCCCGAAGCGATTGCGGCACGCGATGCCATGGCAAAGTGTCTGTACGGAGCTTTATTTGATTGGATTGTGCTGCAG GTGAATCATGCCCTGCTTTCTAAAAAAGATACTCTCAGAGATCATCAAGGCAATAGTATAGGTGTATTAGATATATTTGGCTTCGAAGATTTCAAAACATGCAACAGTTTCGAGCAATTGTGTATCAATTACGCAAATGAGCAATTACAACATTACTTTAACCAACATGTTTTCCAATACGAACAACGAGAATATAGAAAGCAGGGAATTAGATGGACAGACATAGGATACAGCGACAACTCCGGATGTCTCAATCTCATCGAAGGAAAACCGAGTGGTCTCTTGTGTCTTCTTGATGACCAGTGCAA CTTTCCTGGTGCGACAAACGAGACGTTGCTACAGAAATTTAACTCTGTGCATAAAGATAATCCATTCTATGAGGCACCGCAGCGCCGAGAAGCGGCGTTTGTTGTACGTCATTACGCCGGTGCGGTCAAGTACCAAGCAGCTAATATGAGAGAAAAGAATCTAGACTTAATGCGACCCGATGGCGTAGTTGGAGTGTTGAAAAATTCCTCCCTTGCTTTCGTGCGGGAGTTAGTCGGCGCTGATCCGGTTGCCGTATTCAGGTGGGCCATACTGCGGGCCTTCTTTCGCGCACACTTTGCATTTCAAGAAGCCGGTCGAGCACACAGACATGGTAGAg TTGATGGAACCAAGACGTCTGTACAAAACAGGTACAGAACACCCAACGAGAATTTAATAag ttCACACAAACATACTCGCCCACCAAGTTATCAGAAGCAACGCAGTGTATGTTTACCACCGGCCACTACTCCTTCTGCTACATTATCTTCTATACAAACCGAAAACGACAATATAAACAACAATCGTCTATCATGGCCACAATTTAGAAACATTAATCAGACGCAACACCCGTCAAACGTTGCGTCGTCGAAGGGTGGTTACATATTAAGGGGCAGGGAAGACCAGTCccatagtaataataaattcagaCGAGATACTCACACACCGCTAGAGAGGGTGCTTCCAAAAGACGAAGCAAACGTCATGGAACGCGCTAATCAGATTGTCAT GAAAAATAAGTCATTTCGGCCGAGGGAACGTGGCAAGAAAGGTCTGAAAAATCTGCAAACTGTAAAGACACTCGCAGGAAGAACTCAGAGTTACGGTACTGGACCGGGAAAAGCCAGAAAACAACCTATGACTGTTTCCGCACAATTTCAACAGAGTTTGCATAGCCTGATGGATACTCTGAATCAGGCAAATCCTTTCTTTATTAGGTGTATTAAGAGTAACGCTAATAAAGTGCCGAATGAATTTGATGAGGAAACGGTACAACGACAGCTGCGCTACACGGGCATGTTGGAGACTGTCAGAATAAGGCAGGCCGGTTTCAACGTGCGATTAACATATGAGGAATTTATACAACTCTATCGAATGCTACTTCCTAAGGGTCTTCTGAGCTCGCAGTCCGACGTGAGGGACTTCCTACTGACTCTCAATCTCAACAGAGATAATTATCAGTTGGGTACTACCAAGGTCTTCCTCAGAGAGTCCGAAAAGATCAAACTAGACATTGAACTTCATCAACAAATCATAACGAGCATTACCACCATACAGAAATGGTTCCGCGCTTGTTTGGAAAGGAGGAAGTTCCTTAGATTAAAGAATGCCGTTGTACAAATACAATCTTTCTGGAGAATGGTCTCAGCACAGCGACTAGCTCAGGTTCTTCGTGCAAGAACCGAAGCCGCATTACATATACAAAATGCTTGGAGAGCATACAAACAACATAACTGGTTTAAAAAGCTGAAATCATGCGCGATTACCTTCCAGGCATACGTCAGAGGAAATAATGccagaaaaagatttaatgaaATGAAAAGACGGAAAAGACTTTTACCAGACAAAATTCAAGAAGTCAAAAGAATTCAAGAATACAAGGAACTTATGTATGATAGAGTGTGCGCCAAAGATAGCGAAGA GTTTACGGAAGATCGAAGTCTGACAGAGTATGGTGAATCACCTCGAAAAATAGAATCTCAAAATCGACTCACGTCACCAAG gAGCGATAACGCGTATCGAGACAGCACTTTGGATACAAATATCTCGTATTCCAAACGAAAGCTTACTCCGAACAAGCGAATTTTGCACGACGCAACGTTGAAGAACACCGAAACCTATCATTTCGATGAGATGACAGAGCGTAAAAGTAGTCTCGAGAGTTTGACTAGTCTGAGGAGTTACGAATCTCAAGCCAGCGTCAACAGTTCTGAATCGCAAGAGAATTCCGGCTCGAGACCCGTGCCGAGCACCAGGACGAAACGCGGTGATCATTCGCCGGCGGTCGCATCGAATGTAAATCTAACGTCGAGTCGACTCTCTTCGGTGAGTAGAAGAACTGACAGTTCCTCGACGGGATATAGCGACGGTGAGACCGAAAGCGAAACACCGAGCGCCGTGCAAAGTGCTCCACCTGTTTTCAACACGAGTCCACCGTTCGTCAGTTCGCGCGACATGAAGTATCACTCCACCAACGTAAATCTGACGCACAGTCCGAATTCGGATATCTGGCGTCGTAGAGTAGATTACTCGCCCGCCAATTACAGCGACTACTTTATGTCGGTACCTCAGAAAGCAACTGTTACCCGTTCTCCGAACGTTTCTCATTACAAGAATGTGGCGGATAGCGTTTTTGAACAAGCCCGACCGGAGAAGCCCAACGAAGCAGCGAATTATAATGTCAAACTCGACACGAGCGATCGCTTCGTTCAGATGGAAAGCTTGGCGAGCAGCAAGCAACAACGTGGACTCAATGACAACAATGTAGCTAATGAGCGAATGGAAAATATTCCGATATCGCCGACAAAGCGAGATCATACCAAGCACGGATCTGCCAAGAATATCAAAGATCTTAGCTATTTGCGGCGACAAAACTCGGAAGGAGATACTGCGCTGAAAGTCGTGGACGTCAACGATGACAGTGCTTTGAAGAGCACTTTATTAAGAGGATCATCCCCAAATGAAAAGAACTCACGTTCGAAGGAGAAATACGAGCCAGACGTGCCGGTGAGAAACGCAAGACGAAATAGACCTTCGAGAGAGGTTCAGTGTCGATCTATGGGCGAGAGCGTAGTCGAAGCTAACACGGAAACGCGAAATCTGCTTCTTGGTACGATTAAGGAAAGCGACTTGAATAAAACGACGAACGTATGGTCTCGAAAAGATTATCCACACGAGACTGCTTCTCGATCCGTTACGGATTGGCCCATGAACAAGAATGAAGCTACATACAAGGTGCAGCAGCCCGGTAAACGCATGAGATCTAACGCGATCACGACTCTCGAGCTGCGAAGGAGAAACTCCGATCCAGCTACGAAAATTTCGGGTCTAAGTGAAGATAAAATAGGACAGGATACCAGCTCGAACGACCTGAAACTCGCGCCTGGTATGGATCTTCTTCAATGGAAAGGTAACAATCAATCAATGTTTACCTTGGCCGGCCATCGTTTCCGAAAAGTGGCGAGATTTGCTAAGGACGACGTATGCGTGTGTTGCCATGAGAAAATGGACGCGTTCGTGACGCAAGGCTACAAATGTGTCGACTGCAAGCAGCTATATCATGTCAAGTGCATTCAAAACGGCGGAGTACTAAGAATGCCGTGCTTATTGGCCAACAGACGGAAAAATAGAAAACCACCGCGCACACCGTACGATACTACGAAACAAACAGTCACGTCCAAATTCAGTCTAACCGGTACTTCAGCCTTCTCCGATAGCACGGACAAAATCATTTCCGATGCCAAGGAGTTAGCTCTGATGCAAGACTTTATCACCAAGAAGATCTACAAAATGCAGAGTCAAGAAGAGGGACGGAAACCGAGCGAAGTGGATCGCGTTTTCAAGCATGCTCTTAGGAAATTCAAGGACGACCTGGTGATCACGTATAGCGTCGCCATACAGCAAGGCGTAGAAGGTAACATCAAGTACACCGATTTGATCGCCAACTTTCTTCACGTTATGGAAACTGTCTGCAAGCAAGAAAACACGAGAGAAGATTTCCCTGTAACGATGGGCGTGAATGCGTTCAGAGGTTTCATGAATGAATTTATGGCTATGGTTAAAACTGAAGCTCTCGAAAAGCAAAGCAAGAGCAAAcggaagaaggagaagaagcgGAAGCAGGAAGAGCCCATACGACATGGCAGTCACATGTTCCAGTTGACCATTATTAACATACCCACCGCTTGCGAAGTCTGCACATCTTTCTTCATGTGGCCTATTGAACGAGGACTCGTGTGCCAGA ATTGTAAATTGACATGCCACAAAAAGTGTTACATGAAGGCGTCAGCAGAATGTGGCAAAGATGGTTCTCTGTCTGAAATGAATTCGCGCAAAGTATTTGGTGTACCACTGTACAAGTTGGACTGCGGTGACGGCAAAGTACCACTCGTAGTAGATCGATTGATCACAACTATCGAGATGCACGGTCTCTATACCGAGGGCATATACAGAAAGAGCGGTGTCAGTTCCAAAGTGAGAGAACTCAAAATGAAAATGGACGAGGGCGACTTAGAGAAGGTGGATTTCGAGAACTATCAAGTGCATGTGTTAGCTGCGGTGCTGAAGAGTTTTTTCAGAGACATGCCGGAACCGCTCTTGACCTACGAATATTACGACGACTTTCTGCACGCGGCAAACTTGACGGATCCGCACGATCGAATCAGCACGCTCTTCGCCATACTGAAGAAATTGCCGAAACCGAATTACGATCTGATGGAACGCTTGATTGTTCATCTGGCGCGAGTAGCGCGACACGAGGAGGACAATAGAATGTCACCATCGGCTCTGGCCATCGTTTTCGCACCGTGCATCCTCAGAACGAACAGGACATTGCCCGCGCAAGATTCTCTTCAAGACGTGGGCAGGCAGACGCGTTGCGTCGAAACGATTGTGCAGGAAAAGTTGAGAGTAGTCAGAGCGACGCTAGCGGACATAAATACACTCGAGTCAGCCTGTCACACGGCGACACATCGACTCTCCAGTTTACGATCGTCCAAGATCTTTAGTCCAGAAGAGTTGAACGTGGCCGCCTCGACCGCTGCAGGACGGGCAGCTGCGATGGATCGCGACAGGGATCGAGGAGATGAAGAGGAAGCGCTACTCGTTGATCACATACAAGAAATCCAGAAGGAGAAGGCCCTCTTGACGTCTACTCTACCCAGTTTAACGAGAGCTTCTTCAGACGATGATCTCCTCTTGTCAGCTACGGATCTAGACGATGGATCCCTCGACGATCTTCTCCCATCTTCCGCTG ACGGACTCGTAAGGAAGAAGCCCGTTCAAAGGCAAAGTTCAGCAGACAATTCGTTTCCAACGATTATCAATATGGACGACGACATGGTAATGGTATGA